Proteins encoded in a region of the Pelmatolapia mariae isolate MD_Pm_ZW linkage group LG16_19, Pm_UMD_F_2, whole genome shotgun sequence genome:
- the ecrg4a gene encoding augurin-A — translation MASQHFYLRVIGLAVLLTLLALRVSSDGHLHKILKRDVAGTGTAPSRSSVAVPSSKAKEFLAKLSRTKRNLWDRSRPDVQQWIMQFMYMGFDEQRLEADMAYWRDHARANDPGRQHHYDENAPIAPRDPSSYRHGANVNYDYY, via the exons ATGGCATCCCAGCATTTCTATTTGAGGGTAATAGGGCTGGCTGTACTGCTGACATTATTAGCTCTTAGAG TGTCCAGCGACGGCCACTTACACAAGATCTTGAAGCGAGATG TGGCAGGAACTGGTACTGCCCCATCACGGTCCTCAGTTGCAGTTCCTTCTTCCAAAGCCAAAGAGTTCCTGGCAAAACTGAGCAGAACCAAGAGGAACCTTTGGGATCGCAGCAGACCGGACGTACAGCAGTGGATCATGCAGTTTATGTACATGGGATTTGACGAGCAG AGGCTGGAGGCCGACATGGCGTACTGGAGGGACCACGCGCGTGCCAACGACCCCGGCCGTCAGCACCACTATGATGAAAACGCTCCCATTGCCCCGCGAGATCCTTCTTCTTACAGACACGGCGCTAATGTTAACTACGACTACTATTAA
- the otos2 gene encoding otospiralin-like, which yields MQSSCSDQSEEEGQRKGLKLNSLLVSMHAPYVSALLFLLLLSFLPPAEGSEAAGRREEREKRSVPYWGLWSSDFFGWLEELRAQVADNGMLDLARTFWAHFPISSELGYDSPEPETEAEE from the exons ATGCAGTCATCGTGCTCAGATCAGTCTGAGGAAGAAGGACAGAGGAAAGGACTAAAGCTGAATTCTCTGCTGGTCAG CATGCATGCTCCGTACGTGTCAGCGCTGCtctttcttctgctgctgaGCTTCCTGCCTCCTGCAG AGGGGAGCGAGGCGGCtggcaggagggaggagagggagaagCGAAGCGTGCCGTACTGGGGCCTGTGGTCATCTGACTTTTTCGGATGGTTGGAGGAGTTGCGAGCCCAGGTGGCCGATAATGGGATGCTGGACCTGGCTCGCACCTTCTGGGCTCACTTCCCCATCAGCAGCGAGCTGGGCTATGACAGTCCCGAGCCTGAGACTGAGGCTGAGGAGTGA